AATCTTCACATTCGCAGACCGGTCCGAAGATGAAGTTTTTCCTAGCAAGTGAGTGATCAGTACACTAACAAACTCTTAGCACTTTTCAATTATCTTTTTGATGCTTATTTCAGTTTGCCTCCTGGCTCTGGTACGCTCCTCGTTCCAGGTCACAAACTATTGCAATCCATCGCTTTGCGACGAAGGAGAAACTCACGTAGCGTGCAAAGCTAACCCCGGATTTGGCAAACCATCCGGAAAAACTCTAGCGCTCGACAAGGCCAAGCAATCGCTGATCGTCAAACTACACAATGAACTGCGTAACAAGATTGCTACCGGAAAGCAGGATTACCCAGGAGGTTTCTATCCAGAGGCCGCTCACATGCCCACCATTGTAAGTTTCGGAGAAAATTTAAATGGTCGAATAAGAAAGCTATAAACATTTTGTCTTCTAGCAATGGGACGCCGATTTGGCTTTCGTGGCTGCAGCCAACGCTAGGAAGTGTGTCTTTGCTCATGACCAATGCCGTAACACCCCCAAATATCCTGCATCTGGTCAGAATATTGCCTATTTCGGATATTCTGGTGGCAGCTTCAAAACCGAAGACATTATTACAAGACTGGTGAACAAATGGTACGGCGAGTACAAGGACGCTAATCCTCAGTACACCGCAGAGTATCCTAATGGTTATGAAGGGTAAGTTTGTCAAAGTATTGCACTTGAAGACTTCAATTGAGAAGTACAACGAATCCATCCTTTAATTCCAGACCCGCTATCGGACACTTTACCCAGGTTGTTGCAGATCGTTCGGATCGTATTGGATGCGCTATTGTTCAATGGACCGAGAAGCCCTTCACCAAGGTTTACTTGGTGTGCAACTATGCCAGGACCAACGTCATTGGCACTCCCGTGTACACTGCAGGGCAGGCGGCATCTCAATGTACCACTGGCGCCAACACAAACTATCCAGGCTTGTGCAGCACCAAGGAGAAGGTTGACTATTCATTGTAAAATGTGGATTGTTCAAATGTTCAATACATTGAATAAATGTTGGTCGAGgtgaaaagtcgattttttatttACCTGTAGCTTTAAGTCCTGGTTTCTAAAAAGGAGAAACCCAAAAACCCAAAGCATTACCATGAGAAAAATGAAGTTGTGAAGTTTCTTACGTGGCCCAACTCTATGTATAAAGTTTTAAAGGCCAAGAGTTCAGTGAGGAAAATGAAATTTGAGTATTTCACATGAGCTTGATTAGTTTTAATCCCGAAGCTTCAAGAcacagtttaattttttgaccTTCCAATGGTGCTATGATTGATGCAAGAAGACCAAGGTAGCCAATTATTGGCTGAAAGAACAGTAAGTTCAAACATTGGACCAAGCTCTTCGACTATAACTCTTCCAAGTTTCAAACAGCAATGGCCAGCAGTAGTTTGAGCAAAAAACGGCAAGAGTACTTTGTATTAATAACCGTAGATATGGCACCATTGCTGGCAGAGATATACTTTTCCGAATGACCAGGGTTTCCATGTGAAGGACCCGAAGAACAAAAAGAGTGTGGAAACTGGCATGACATAACACTAATGATATGAACAACGGACTGTGTGAAGTGAACAGGAGAAACTTGAAACTACATACTCTTCCACGACAACCAGCTTAATGCCGGGGCATCATGTGCGTATCTTGTCATAATGCTATCcgggactctcttctgctggtgttcgtgaaatttgtaaaaacatGCAACCGACTGAACTATGAAAACATTTGGGTGGCTCTAAGACAAAGTGGTATGCcggagaaactagtccatctcatcgtgCATTTTCGTGCAAGATTCTGCAtgacggtgtcttgtctgacCCAATACcgataactgctggagtgacgcaaggatgtatcttatcaccgctaatttttctcatcgtactggatgagatcttgactagATCGATTGTCTGTagaccgaaccgaggattgcgtGGAATCTTTCAACAATAATGATGCAACTGAACGACCTCGACCTGGCTTTctagattgttttgctcgccataAGAAACCGGATATTTTTCATGGTAGCTAGACAACAAATTATGGAGTGCTTTAAGTATCTTTGTAGTCAGAAAACGCCTGATAGAGTGGTCACGCCAGATACCTTCTAGCACGAAAATcctaattttaaactcaaatgtCAAATCAGCTTTGTTGTCCGGGTGCaaatatgcggtgacgacgcgaaaatttCGTGTAGGTACCCCTATTTATGAATCCTTGCCCTGCGAAATATTATCCGTGCTCGATGGATTGGCTACTGGATCTcaaactacatcgccggtgttaTCAAAAGGCACCGGACTTCGAGATTCGGGACTGTAAATGGAGCTGGATTGAGCTCACACTGGGAAGTGATGAAGCTCTTAACGGGCCATCGTTGTGGCCAGGTTGTGGCAGATCGTTCGGATCGTATTGGATGCGCTATTGTTCAATGGACCGAGAAGCCCTTCACCAAGGTTTATTTGGTGTGCAACTATGCTAGGACCAACGTCATTGGCACTCCCGTGTACACTGCAGGACAGGCTGCATCTCAATGCACCACTGGCGCCAACACAAACTATCCAGGCTTGTGCAGCACCAAGGAGAAGGTTGATTATTCATTGTAAAATGTGGATTATTCAAATGTTCAatacattgaataaattttggtCAAGGTGAAAGGTcgtcttttttatttatttgttgttttagGCCCAGGTTACAAGaaatgagaaacccagaaaccCGAAGCATTACCA
This sequence is a window from Uranotaenia lowii strain MFRU-FL chromosome 3, ASM2978415v1, whole genome shotgun sequence. Protein-coding genes within it:
- the LOC129757610 gene encoding antigen 5 like allergen Cul n 1-like, whose amino-acid sequence is MKFFLAICLLALVRSSFQVTNYCNPSLCDEGETHVACKANPGFGKPSGKTLALDKAKQSLIVKLHNELRNKIATGKQDYPGGFYPEAAHMPTIQWDADLAFVAAANARKCVFAHDQCRNTPKYPASGQNIAYFGYSGGSFKTEDIITRLVNKWYGEYKDANPQYTAEYPNGYEGPAIGHFTQVVADRSDRIGCAIVQWTEKPFTKVYLVCNYARTNVIGTPVYTAGQAASQCTTGANTNYPGLCSTKEKVDYSL